A portion of the Desulfonatronovibrio magnus genome contains these proteins:
- a CDS encoding Fur family transcriptional regulator produces MQEAREKFFDYLARKKLKSTTQRGTIFDVFWSVEDHVSPEELYGLVKKKDPSIGQATVYRTLKLLSESKIAREVDFGDGVTRYEPYYGQSHHDHIICQTCDKRLEVVDERIEQLQEELAKKHDFTLNSHSMYLFGQCRECRESKQA; encoded by the coding sequence ATGCAGGAAGCAAGAGAAAAATTTTTTGATTATCTGGCCAGAAAAAAGCTGAAATCAACCACTCAGCGTGGAACTATCTTTGATGTTTTCTGGAGCGTTGAAGATCATGTCTCACCTGAAGAACTTTACGGCCTGGTCAAGAAAAAAGATCCTTCCATTGGGCAGGCCACAGTATACCGCACCCTGAAACTGCTGTCTGAATCAAAAATTGCTCGCGAGGTAGATTTTGGAGATGGTGTTACCAGGTATGAACCCTATTACGGGCAAAGCCATCATGACCATATTATCTGTCAAACATGTGACAAACGCCTCGAGGTTGTGGATGAACGTATAGAACAACTGCAGGAAGAACTGGCCAAAAAACATGACTTCACCCTGAACAGTCACAGTATGTATCTTTTCGGGCAATGCCGGGAGTGCAGGGAAAGTAAGCAGGCATAA
- a CDS encoding methyltransferase domain-containing protein translates to MSWIPPVIAAWEKLSSTSKTLTWMYSRPYRKVIENEIHLARITEEDVVLNVGCGAVPFTALYIATITGARVYAMDIDKKAVKLAEKCVSKTDLSHKVDVLHGDGATGFQEDFSVAVIALQAAPKNNILEAMISSGQDVRLVFRLPSPAYRDHYDNLITDHYIQAATLQPMTTFDRSVLLESSEGTIQPPHVRPGHSPVMDRPVSSRPLIAAEI, encoded by the coding sequence ATGAGTTGGATTCCACCAGTAATTGCAGCCTGGGAAAAATTAAGCAGTACATCTAAAACACTCACCTGGATGTACTCCAGGCCTTACAGAAAAGTCATTGAAAACGAGATCCATCTTGCTCGCATCACTGAGGAAGATGTGGTGCTCAATGTAGGCTGCGGAGCTGTACCATTTACAGCTCTATATATTGCCACAATCACAGGAGCCCGCGTTTATGCTATGGATATAGATAAAAAGGCAGTAAAGCTTGCTGAAAAGTGTGTCTCCAAAACAGACCTGTCCCATAAAGTGGATGTCTTACATGGAGACGGAGCCACGGGTTTTCAAGAGGATTTTTCAGTGGCAGTTATAGCTTTGCAGGCGGCTCCCAAAAATAATATTCTGGAGGCCATGATTTCATCAGGACAAGATGTCCGTCTGGTATTCAGGCTTCCAAGCCCTGCATACAGGGATCATTACGATAATCTTATAACAGATCACTATATTCAGGCTGCTACTTTGCAGCCCATGACCACATTTGATCGCTCTGTCCTGCTTGAAAGCAGTGAAGGGACCATCCAGCCACCTCATGTTCGGCCCGGGCACAGTCCTGTCATGGACAGGCCGGTTTCTTCCCGGCCATTGATTGCAGCTGAGATTTAA
- a CDS encoding lysylphosphatidylglycerol synthase transmembrane domain-containing protein, protein MYKLLLFSAGIMGVTGLAAFFGLDQVTDALGSLSIMEVAFLFSLQIVTLLAGAWIWHFLLNRTGAINFGSVFLINQSASLIESLTPSVKFGGEAAKIFLFRKYTGSSYHKLTGIMMVQKFLTMAPFMLLCIVLILPAPNYFQLPVYLYYALALLILFCILLAYFCCLKPGAALKSNCPAGTGAEDIDKKCPGVKDNSYLTRSLDFFRNARTSAAQLLTWKQITSIFTVSLGIWIFYPVKVYFACMFLGFDVHPVLIGLATLFAYMLSMAPLLPGGLGTYEGGMALFFTLGGLTPAEGLAIALVSRLTTFWFPLMLSAGSCILLMRRKNFLFAQTASP, encoded by the coding sequence ATGTACAAGTTACTTTTATTTTCCGCAGGGATTATGGGCGTTACTGGACTGGCAGCTTTCTTCGGGCTTGACCAGGTAACTGATGCCCTGGGTTCACTGTCAATTATGGAGGTGGCCTTTCTGTTCAGCCTGCAGATTGTGACACTGCTTGCAGGGGCATGGATATGGCACTTCTTACTAAACAGAACAGGAGCGATAAATTTTGGCTCAGTGTTTCTGATTAACCAGTCTGCAAGTCTCATTGAGAGCCTTACACCTTCGGTCAAGTTCGGAGGAGAGGCTGCCAAAATATTTCTTTTCAGAAAATATACAGGAAGTTCTTACCACAAGCTTACCGGCATTATGATGGTGCAAAAGTTTTTGACCATGGCCCCCTTTATGTTGCTGTGCATAGTGCTGATACTCCCGGCACCAAACTACTTCCAACTGCCTGTCTACCTGTATTACGCTCTGGCGCTGCTTATCCTGTTTTGTATCCTGCTGGCGTACTTTTGCTGTTTAAAACCAGGTGCTGCCCTGAAAAGTAACTGCCCTGCCGGCACAGGTGCTGAAGACATTGACAAAAAATGCCCCGGGGTCAAAGACAACAGCTACTTAACCAGATCTCTGGACTTTTTCCGCAATGCCCGAACTTCAGCAGCCCAACTGCTTACCTGGAAGCAGATCACCTCAATATTTACAGTTTCACTTGGCATCTGGATTTTCTATCCAGTAAAAGTCTATTTTGCCTGTATGTTTCTCGGTTTTGATGTCCACCCGGTACTCATAGGACTTGCCACACTTTTTGCCTATATGCTCAGCATGGCCCCACTTTTGCCTGGCGGACTCGGCACTTACGAAGGCGGCATGGCCCTGTTTTTTACACTGGGCGGTCTGACTCCTGCAGAGGGGCTGGCCATAGCGCTTGTATCAAGACTTACAACTTTCTGGTTCCCCCTGATGCTGTCCGCAGGCTCCTGTATTCTGCTCATGCGCAGAAAAAACTTCCTGTTCGCCCAGACTGCATCACCTTAA
- a CDS encoding class I SAM-dependent methyltransferase: MKTEAKISSMTDCSKSYRPSSTNYNFQQFFLWSVQKLELIGAKIPVFGKIYAWLFYKSMLCKEARQAELMPGQKVLHIGCGPLPMTALFLADLGARVVAMDIDRHSVQQAKLVVKKFGLERNINVLCGSGTKVDCSGFNAVWISLHVHPLDKTLMQTFQTMDPGCRLIFRTARGNLARFYEAPGYHTVGNINRYELIQPLGKKSIILHKTDAGTPRSKTEL, encoded by the coding sequence ATGAAAACCGAAGCAAAAATTTCAAGCATGACTGACTGTTCAAAGAGCTATAGACCTTCCTCAACCAACTATAATTTTCAGCAATTTTTTTTATGGTCTGTACAGAAATTGGAGCTAATTGGTGCAAAAATACCAGTTTTTGGAAAAATTTATGCCTGGCTTTTCTACAAGTCCATGCTCTGCAAAGAAGCAAGACAGGCAGAACTTATGCCTGGCCAGAAAGTATTGCACATAGGCTGCGGGCCTTTGCCAATGACTGCGCTGTTTCTTGCAGATCTTGGGGCCAGAGTGGTTGCCATGGATATAGACCGTCATTCAGTCCAGCAGGCTAAGCTGGTAGTAAAAAAATTCGGACTGGAAAGAAACATAAACGTCTTGTGCGGCTCAGGTACGAAAGTTGACTGCTCTGGGTTTAATGCTGTCTGGATCTCACTGCATGTTCATCCCTTAGACAAAACCCTGATGCAGACATTTCAAACCATGGATCCGGGCTGCAGACTTATTTTTCGAACTGCAAGAGGCAACCTTGCCAGGTTTTATGAGGCACCAGGATATCACACAGTGGGCAACATTAACAGATACGAACTTATTCAGCCTCTTGGCAAAAAAAGTATTATTCTGCACAAAACTGATGCTGGCACTCCCCGCAGCAAAACTGAATTATGA
- a CDS encoding FeoA family protein: protein MFKQWFGKGSPAELDKTDLLDNHPVRTLDCLNPEEFGEIDQVPGETMLEALGFRPGKRVCMRCRTRFGGPLVAEIEGRHTALSRSVARQIRLRKHSGECIGHE, encoded by the coding sequence ATGTTTAAACAGTGGTTTGGAAAAGGCAGCCCTGCAGAGTTGGACAAAACCGACCTTCTGGATAATCATCCCGTCAGAACACTTGACTGCCTGAACCCTGAAGAATTCGGCGAAATAGATCAGGTGCCCGGCGAGACTATGTTGGAGGCACTTGGCTTCAGACCTGGCAAAAGGGTATGCATGCGCTGCAGAACCAGATTCGGCGGTCCACTTGTCGCTGAAATAGAGGGCCGTCACACTGCCTTGTCTCGCTCCGTTGCCCGCCAGATACGACTCAGAAAGCACAGTGGTGAATGCATAGGGCATGAGTAA
- a CDS encoding ferrous iron transporter B — protein MSKQNHVLLIGPPNVGKSVIFNQLTGLNVSCANYAGTTVDFVAGKARFAGIETNLVDVPGTYTLSATNQAEQVAVDMLRGERKEGSGAGCAHCQDDTEVCADDLSSRPSAVICVVDANNLESSLYLLLQVLEYKLPTIVALNRVDLARDKNIEINIDRLSSLLGVRFVPMVAIEKKGFNLLQEAVANTLHHPVEPQVSWTPGQTDLWSKAEKITREVTSQLKETVRSKRKIWGEKLIQPWPGLPLAFVILIIAFALIVGIGMQLRQLVLLPIFRGLIIPQIVSVVEALINPGVIRNIMVGEYGFLVKGIEWPFTLVMPYVLSFYGVMAVLEDSGYLPRLGVLLDGLLNKIGLQGSSIIPLLLGYGCGIPGILATRALSTGKERIMIATMICMAIPCISQTGAFIAMLSERSVTVVVAVFTVSFMALILAGIIMDRFMRGPRPLTIIEIPELLPPRLDVLSKKIWVRLKRYVTDGALPMVVAVGIAAVLYETGIMSAVGQLLSPLVVHWLRLPEEASIPLVLGIMRRELAVLPLIEMQLTTLQLFVGAVVGLFYVPCIAIVATLAREFNVRTAFIMLIFTSSTAFIVGGLFARMTFLTRIFV, from the coding sequence ATGAGTAAACAAAACCACGTTCTACTAATTGGCCCTCCCAATGTAGGTAAAAGTGTAATCTTCAATCAGCTGACAGGGCTCAATGTCAGTTGTGCCAACTATGCAGGAACTACTGTAGACTTTGTCGCCGGCAAAGCGCGCTTTGCCGGCATTGAAACCAACCTTGTAGATGTCCCCGGAACTTATACCTTAAGCGCCACCAACCAGGCAGAGCAGGTCGCTGTGGACATGCTCCGTGGAGAACGTAAGGAAGGATCTGGAGCTGGTTGCGCTCATTGCCAGGACGATACTGAAGTTTGCGCAGATGACCTTTCCTCAAGACCCTCAGCAGTAATATGCGTTGTAGACGCCAACAACCTGGAAAGCAGCCTGTACCTGCTGTTACAGGTTCTAGAATACAAGCTGCCTACAATTGTGGCCCTCAACCGGGTAGACCTTGCCCGTGACAAGAATATTGAAATTAATATTGACAGACTTTCGTCTCTTCTGGGTGTCCGGTTCGTTCCCATGGTGGCCATTGAAAAAAAAGGGTTCAACCTTCTGCAGGAAGCTGTAGCCAATACTCTCCACCATCCAGTTGAACCTCAAGTATCATGGACTCCGGGTCAGACAGACCTGTGGTCCAAAGCCGAAAAAATCACAAGAGAAGTCACCTCTCAACTCAAAGAAACAGTTCGATCCAAAAGAAAGATCTGGGGCGAAAAACTTATCCAGCCATGGCCTGGCCTGCCTCTGGCATTTGTTATCCTGATCATAGCCTTTGCCCTCATTGTCGGTATCGGTATGCAGCTGCGCCAACTGGTGCTGCTGCCCATTTTCAGAGGATTGATTATCCCTCAGATAGTGAGCGTGGTGGAGGCCCTTATAAATCCAGGTGTTATCCGCAATATTATGGTTGGGGAATACGGATTTCTGGTTAAAGGCATTGAATGGCCTTTTACACTTGTCATGCCTTATGTGCTGTCATTTTACGGAGTAATGGCTGTTCTGGAAGACAGCGGTTATCTGCCCCGCCTGGGTGTACTTTTAGATGGTCTTCTGAACAAAATCGGGCTTCAGGGCTCAAGCATTATTCCCTTGCTTCTCGGATATGGCTGCGGCATACCCGGCATTCTGGCTACCAGGGCTCTAAGTACAGGCAAGGAAAGAATAATGATTGCTACCATGATCTGCATGGCCATTCCCTGCATCTCCCAGACCGGAGCTTTTATCGCCATGCTGTCGGAAAGGTCTGTAACCGTGGTGGTGGCGGTTTTCACTGTTTCTTTCATGGCCCTTATTCTTGCGGGAATAATTATGGATCGCTTCATGCGCGGTCCACGCCCTTTGACCATTATTGAAATTCCAGAGCTCTTGCCGCCAAGGCTGGATGTTTTAAGCAAAAAAATCTGGGTAAGGCTCAAGAGGTATGTGACAGATGGCGCTCTGCCTATGGTTGTTGCTGTGGGTATAGCTGCTGTTCTTTATGAGACCGGGATAATGTCTGCTGTAGGCCAACTGCTCAGTCCATTGGTGGTTCACTGGCTCAGGCTGCCGGAAGAAGCCTCCATCCCCCTTGTATTGGGCATAATGCGCCGGGAGCTTGCTGTTCTTCCGCTGATTGAAATGCAATTGACAACCCTGCAGCTTTTTGTTGGTGCTGTGGTTGGTTTGTTTTACGTGCCCTGCATAGCCATTGTTGCCACCCTGGCCCGGGAATTCAACGTCAGAACAGCTTTTATCATGCTCATTTTCACCAGTTCTACAGCCTTTATTGTGGGCGGCCTCTTTGCCAGAATGACTTTTCTAACCAGAATCTTTGTTTAA
- a CDS encoding UPF0182 family membrane protein: MSQQFGPGDPINQDRPIRLEDIDLGKIYFFVKLTLAAIVLMFVWMGISWCQSFYTDWLWYQSLGYESVLIKVITAKLGLFFFGVGLVLAIAVPNFYFAYKTTSKLRLLNQSVPAHLYQTARRLLTWGAMGVIALAAFFLGRAPSMEWEMILKYMNQVSFGESDPVFGNDFSFFIFTLPALDFMRSWMLAVLIATIVIVGAYYYLNSIIRGELFSFSGRIMKHLAGLGAVVFVLVALGHWLGRYDLLYSHMGAVYGVGYTDQHVLLPGLALMTFVALACAAAIAYGAYSGGSKMMLWTVGVWFALNFIVTSVAPGLVQRLVVEPSELARERSFLAENISHTRSAFGLENMNTRSHPARGEMDRATLENNAGTVENIRLWDEGPLLQSYNQIQFFRLYYDFLAVHTDRYVVDDRLRQVMLSTRELSADKLPSEAQRWVNRHLQFTHGYGVAMTPVTEVEEGGRPGFFIRDLPPTGEIPLEQPEIYYGLKSLNYLIVRTRMEEFNYPGVDGPVYTHYQGDGGVELSSLFRRLMYAWKFRDINILISGEITSESLIQYRRTVPERFTTIAPFLKRDREAYSVVADGRLFWIQDAYTTTRRYPYSTPWQDGFNYIRNSVKAVVDAYHGTIEYYVSDPDDPIIQTYQAIFPDLFKPMEEMPDYLRGHLRYPLDIFTVQTQMLLQYHMEDPVVFYNQEDQWSIPVQHSFGRTEALRPYYIVARLPGEEKEEFLLIQPFTPINRHNLVGWMAARSDGDNYGELTLYRFPTGRHIDGPNQVEARIDNDAVISEQFTLWGQVGSEVFRGILLVIPVGDALLYAEPVFLKPDNLDFPELRRIILADSRQVVMHQTLDQSIDALVGILPAVAPVVEEDDPVEPVTTRILPQITNGIQEGLRDAIDKLQDALNELKKLVN, encoded by the coding sequence ATGTCTCAACAATTCGGACCAGGAGATCCTATTAATCAGGACAGGCCCATCAGGCTTGAAGACATCGACCTGGGAAAAATCTACTTTTTTGTAAAGCTAACCCTTGCAGCCATAGTGCTCATGTTTGTTTGGATGGGCATAAGCTGGTGCCAGTCCTTCTATACTGACTGGCTCTGGTATCAGAGCTTAGGTTATGAATCAGTCCTAATAAAAGTCATAACTGCCAAGCTTGGACTTTTTTTCTTTGGAGTAGGACTGGTCCTGGCCATAGCAGTGCCCAACTTCTACTTTGCCTACAAAACCACTTCAAAACTTCGTCTTTTGAATCAAAGTGTACCTGCTCACCTGTATCAGACGGCAAGGAGACTACTGACATGGGGCGCCATGGGCGTGATAGCTCTTGCAGCTTTTTTTCTCGGCAGAGCACCTTCCATGGAATGGGAGATGATTCTCAAGTACATGAACCAGGTCTCTTTTGGAGAAAGTGACCCGGTATTTGGCAATGACTTTTCCTTTTTCATTTTTACTCTGCCTGCACTGGACTTTATGCGTTCATGGATGCTGGCCGTACTTATCGCCACTATAGTCATCGTTGGAGCCTATTATTACCTGAACAGCATTATCAGGGGCGAGCTTTTTTCTTTCAGCGGTCGAATTATGAAACACCTTGCAGGCCTTGGCGCTGTGGTGTTTGTTCTGGTGGCCTTAGGACACTGGCTTGGGAGATATGACCTTTTGTATTCGCATATGGGCGCAGTGTATGGAGTAGGCTATACTGATCAACACGTTCTTCTGCCCGGCCTGGCTCTTATGACTTTTGTGGCGCTGGCCTGTGCTGCAGCTATTGCGTATGGTGCCTATTCTGGTGGAAGCAAAATGATGCTCTGGACAGTGGGTGTATGGTTTGCCCTTAATTTTATCGTCACCAGTGTCGCTCCTGGACTTGTGCAAAGGTTAGTCGTTGAGCCCAGCGAACTTGCCCGGGAACGCTCTTTTCTGGCTGAAAACATATCTCATACCAGGAGTGCATTTGGACTTGAAAATATGAACACCCGGAGCCATCCCGCAAGAGGCGAGATGGACAGGGCTACCCTGGAAAACAATGCTGGCACAGTGGAAAACATCCGTCTCTGGGATGAAGGTCCTCTGCTGCAAAGCTATAACCAGATCCAGTTTTTCCGACTGTATTATGACTTTCTGGCAGTGCACACCGACAGGTATGTTGTAGATGACAGGCTGCGTCAGGTCATGCTTTCAACCCGTGAGCTTTCTGCTGACAAACTTCCTTCAGAAGCGCAACGCTGGGTTAACAGACATTTGCAGTTTACTCATGGTTACGGTGTAGCCATGACTCCTGTAACTGAGGTGGAGGAAGGCGGCAGGCCGGGTTTCTTTATAAGGGACCTTCCCCCTACGGGTGAGATTCCTCTCGAGCAACCGGAGATATACTATGGCCTCAAAAGCCTGAATTACTTAATTGTTCGGACCAGAATGGAGGAATTCAACTATCCTGGAGTAGATGGCCCCGTTTATACTCACTACCAGGGAGATGGAGGAGTAGAGCTCAGTTCACTATTTCGCAGACTGATGTATGCCTGGAAGTTCCGGGATATAAATATACTCATATCAGGCGAAATCACCTCGGAAAGCTTGATTCAGTACCGCAGGACAGTGCCTGAAAGATTTACCACCATCGCTCCTTTTCTGAAACGCGACAGAGAAGCCTATAGTGTAGTTGCTGATGGACGTCTGTTCTGGATACAGGATGCTTACACTACAACAAGACGCTACCCGTATTCTACTCCCTGGCAGGACGGTTTCAATTACATACGAAACAGTGTCAAAGCTGTAGTTGATGCCTACCATGGTACAATTGAGTATTATGTATCTGATCCTGATGATCCCATTATTCAGACCTACCAGGCTATTTTTCCCGATCTTTTCAAGCCTATGGAAGAAATGCCTGACTATCTGAGAGGGCATTTACGTTATCCTCTTGACATCTTCACAGTACAGACTCAAATGCTCCTGCAATATCACATGGAAGATCCTGTTGTATTCTATAACCAGGAAGACCAGTGGTCCATTCCTGTACAGCATTCCTTTGGAAGAACTGAAGCATTGAGGCCGTATTATATTGTAGCGCGCCTGCCTGGTGAAGAAAAGGAAGAATTTTTGCTGATTCAGCCCTTTACTCCCATTAACAGGCACAACCTTGTTGGCTGGATGGCAGCAAGGAGTGACGGCGATAACTATGGTGAACTGACCCTTTATCGCTTTCCTACAGGACGACACATTGATGGTCCCAATCAGGTTGAGGCGCGCATTGATAATGACGCGGTTATCTCGGAACAGTTTACTCTCTGGGGTCAGGTTGGCTCAGAAGTTTTTCGAGGGATTCTCCTGGTTATTCCAGTGGGAGATGCCCTGCTCTACGCTGAACCTGTCTTTCTCAAACCTGACAACCTTGACTTTCCGGAACTGAGAAGAATCATTCTTGCCGATTCAAGGCAGGTGGTCATGCATCAGACTCTGGATCAATCCATTGATGCACTGGTGGGAATTTTGCCTGCTGTGGCACCTGTTGTTGAAGAGGATGATCCTGTAGAACCTGTTACAACACGCATACTTCCTCAAATAACCAATGGAATCCAGGAAGGGCTCAGAGATGCCATTGACAAGCTGCAGGATGCCTTAAACGAACTTAAAAAATTGGTCAATTAA
- a CDS encoding DUF1007 family protein, which translates to MYYLKIIKTLPLLRTLLASLVMAALIFSAGPIQAHPHVFIESSLAVVFNKNGIKGIEQQWTFDEFFSSWVIDEYDKNRDGKFSQEETDHLFQEAFKNLKNYGYWTRVFQGTNEHPIEKVENFTVSVSDNMVTYSFFMPLDLKLSRQSGQNEVFIAVYDEDFYCQIFFPPRVVELNGAVDEWSIEQDTVEMEDLTYYFGFVTPVAVRLSINPL; encoded by the coding sequence ATGTATTACTTAAAAATAATCAAGACGCTGCCATTGCTTAGAACCTTGCTTGCAAGTCTGGTGATGGCAGCGCTTATCTTTTCTGCAGGACCAATCCAAGCTCATCCTCACGTCTTTATTGAATCGAGTCTTGCGGTTGTATTCAATAAAAACGGAATAAAAGGAATTGAGCAGCAATGGACCTTTGATGAATTCTTCAGTTCCTGGGTTATAGATGAATATGACAAGAACAGGGACGGAAAGTTTTCACAGGAGGAAACTGATCATTTGTTCCAGGAAGCCTTTAAAAATCTTAAAAATTATGGCTACTGGACCAGAGTGTTTCAGGGTACCAATGAGCATCCAATAGAAAAAGTTGAAAACTTTACGGTCAGTGTCAGTGACAATATGGTCACCTATTCCTTTTTTATGCCTCTTGACTTGAAACTTTCCCGACAATCAGGTCAAAATGAAGTGTTCATCGCAGTTTATGATGAAGATTTCTACTGCCAGATTTTCTTTCCTCCTCGAGTGGTTGAATTAAACGGTGCTGTTGATGAATGGTCGATTGAACAGGATACAGTAGAAATGGAAGATCTGACTTACTATTTCGGTTTTGTAACTCCTGTTGCTGTCAGACTGTCAATAAATCCCTTATGA
- a CDS encoding nickel/cobalt transporter — MKYFFLLLLFLTCCPQYSLAQNPFQGAAPAERETRDDSFSVSDLMPEWIQKQGRKAMVKIIAWQAQIRQKAGVYARDIRENPWGASFWSFIGLAFAYGVIHALGPGHGKVFVSTYFLSTKAKLRQGLLMGGLMSFLHVLSAVALVLIFYFVTQSGSLSSVDEAEKQMQKISSALIFFIGLFLAWKSIRAISGRAESCKCSEASADNKGMLSLCLAVGMIPCPGAALILFFAISLDIFNAGLIAMLFLAAGLALTTISFALASIFARNILARAATNVTISPRLFHVPALAGALIISFLGATLYFSPGF; from the coding sequence ATGAAATACTTTTTTCTTCTGCTGCTTTTCCTTACCTGCTGTCCTCAATACTCCCTGGCTCAAAACCCTTTTCAAGGTGCCGCACCAGCTGAAAGAGAAACAAGGGATGACTCATTCTCTGTCAGTGATCTAATGCCTGAATGGATCCAGAAGCAGGGCAGAAAAGCCATGGTCAAGATTATTGCATGGCAGGCCCAGATCCGGCAGAAGGCTGGTGTTTATGCCAGGGATATCCGGGAAAACCCATGGGGTGCGTCATTCTGGTCCTTTATTGGGCTGGCCTTTGCTTACGGAGTAATCCATGCTTTGGGTCCAGGGCATGGCAAGGTTTTTGTCAGCACATATTTTTTAAGTACAAAAGCCAAGCTGCGTCAGGGTCTGCTTATGGGCGGTCTCATGAGCTTTCTTCATGTCTTGTCTGCAGTAGCCTTAGTATTAATATTTTATTTTGTGACTCAATCCGGATCACTTAGTTCTGTGGATGAGGCAGAAAAACAAATGCAGAAAATCAGCTCTGCACTGATTTTTTTTATTGGATTGTTTCTGGCATGGAAATCTATCCGGGCGATTTCAGGCAGGGCTGAAAGCTGCAAGTGCAGCGAGGCAAGTGCCGATAACAAGGGCATGCTTTCGTTATGTCTTGCAGTTGGAATGATTCCTTGTCCTGGTGCTGCTTTGATTTTATTTTTTGCCATAAGCTTAGATATCTTTAACGCGGGTCTGATCGCCATGCTTTTTCTTGCCGCAGGTCTGGCCCTGACAACTATATCATTTGCCCTGGCTTCAATTTTTGCACGCAATATACTGGCCAGGGCTGCTACTAATGTTACCATCAGCCCCAGACTATTTCATGTACCTGCACTTGCGGGTGCCTTGATTATATCATTCCTTGGAGCTACATTGTACTTTAGTCCGGGCTTTTGA
- a CDS encoding PaaI family thioesterase: protein MHDIKSFISQKDIFARHCSIELLEVLPGTARVSMTVEQEHLNGLEMAHGGALFTLADLAFAAAANSREETAVGVNASINYIRPAVKGDVLTASAREIYSNRKLAGYQIEIHNQDNELVAVLQSTAYKLTKS, encoded by the coding sequence ATGCACGACATTAAATCATTCATCTCTCAAAAAGACATTTTTGCCAGGCATTGCAGCATTGAACTGCTTGAAGTATTACCGGGAACTGCCAGGGTCAGCATGACTGTTGAACAGGAACACCTTAACGGTCTTGAAATGGCCCACGGAGGTGCATTGTTCACCCTTGCAGACCTGGCGTTTGCAGCTGCTGCCAACTCAAGAGAGGAAACAGCAGTTGGGGTTAATGCATCCATAAATTATATACGCCCGGCAGTTAAAGGTGATGTACTCACTGCTAGTGCCAGAGAAATCTACTCCAACCGCAAACTGGCAGGATATCAGATAGAAATTCACAACCAGGATAATGAGCTTGTGGCTGTACTGCAGTCAACAGCCTACAAGCTTACTAAATCGTAA
- a CDS encoding site-2 protease family protein: MFDITQILRELAIVAVPLLAGITLHEVAHGYVAYRFGDPTAKNAGRLTLNPLKHLDPMGTIVLVVTRMIGWAKPVPINPSYFENPRKGIFWVSLAGPMANFGLAVIFYLLFDIFRFMQGVMSAGYADAFLGPAMLICFYGILINIILGIFNLFPIPPLDGSKMLATFLPGRLASQYMSLEKYGFIILILLIFLGVFRGLFSHVAQFVYKLVL; the protein is encoded by the coding sequence ATGTTTGACATCACACAAATACTCCGGGAACTGGCCATTGTAGCAGTTCCGCTTCTTGCAGGCATAACACTGCACGAAGTAGCCCATGGCTATGTCGCTTACAGGTTTGGAGACCCGACTGCCAAAAACGCAGGCCGTCTAACACTTAACCCCCTTAAGCATCTGGATCCCATGGGCACCATCGTTCTGGTGGTTACCAGGATGATAGGCTGGGCTAAACCTGTGCCCATCAATCCTTCCTACTTTGAAAATCCCAGGAAGGGCATTTTCTGGGTATCACTGGCTGGGCCCATGGCAAACTTTGGTCTGGCTGTCATCTTTTACCTGCTTTTTGATATATTCAGATTTATGCAGGGTGTTATGAGCGCAGGCTACGCAGATGCCTTTCTGGGGCCGGCCATGCTCATATGTTTTTATGGCATACTCATCAATATTATACTGGGTATATTCAACCTTTTTCCCATCCCCCCGCTGGACGGGAGTAAAATGCTGGCAACATTTCTTCCAGGAAGGCTGGCCAGTCAATACATGAGCTTAGAAAAGTATGGATTTATAATTCTCATCCTGCTGATTTTTCTCGGTGTTTTTCGAGGACTTTTCAGTCATGTTGCACAATTTGTCTATAAACTGGTACTTTGA